A single Dechloromonas denitrificans DNA region contains:
- the kdpD gene encoding two-component system sensor histidine kinase KdpD: MVEALQRPDPDALLAQLEAEADQARRGKLKIFFGASPGVGKTYAMLGAARQLIGQGVDLAVGVVETHGRSETAALLQGLELIPLRQIDYKGHQLQEFDLDAALARAPDLILMDELAHSNAPGSRHPKRWQDVEELLGAGIDVFTTVNVQHLESLNDVIGGITGTKVWETVPDHVFDSADEIILVDLPHEELLQRLKDGKVYIPQQAERAVRNFFRKGNLLALRELALRRTADRVDDDVQAYRREKSVTTVWQTQESLLVCLSAGLGSNKLIRSGARLAAQFNVPWHAIYVETPRLQRLPAEARARILRTLKLAQDLGATTASLSGHDPIAVAVAYARDHNLGKVIIGHDSERLWPWQRSFAERMGRACPELDVILVARHRDEREGTSPALADTSPPDALARHWPGYAWASLAVALVTVGTAPLVRYLDLANIVMVFLLAAVLVAYKLGRGPGALAALLSVAAFDFFFVQPRFSFTVSDVQYLLTFAIMLGVALLIGQLTAGLKFQAMVAENREQRMRALFEMARELSSALTNEQIAEISERFIQRVFAARSMLLALDTKDKLVRISELDTLPELDAGIAQWAFDHNELAGLSTGTLPSAPVLYVPLKAPMRTRGLLALLPTLGQWTAAPEQQRLLETSATLMAIALERVHFISVAQEALIQMESEQLRNSLLSALSHDLRTPLTVLTGLADSLSLAGPPLPKAQADIAQAIREEALRTSALVSNLLDMARLQSGNVKINRDWQPLEEIVGVALQSRAQLLAGHTVQVLLPADLPLLYFDPILMERVFCNLLENAAKYTPAGSTITLSARQSGDSVEIILEDNGPGLPAGKEEALFAKFARGKNESTVTGVGLGLSIVRAIVEAHEGTVSAENRASGGTRFVIRLPAGQAPEVPKEVIE; encoded by the coding sequence ATGGTGGAAGCGCTGCAGCGCCCCGACCCGGATGCCCTGCTCGCCCAACTGGAGGCCGAGGCGGATCAGGCCCGACGCGGTAAGCTGAAAATATTCTTCGGGGCCAGTCCGGGGGTCGGCAAGACCTATGCAATGCTCGGCGCCGCCCGCCAGTTAATTGGTCAGGGCGTCGATCTGGCGGTCGGCGTGGTGGAAACGCACGGCCGTTCGGAAACGGCGGCCCTGCTTCAGGGACTGGAACTGATCCCGCTGCGCCAGATCGACTACAAGGGGCATCAACTCCAGGAATTCGATCTCGATGCCGCCCTGGCGCGCGCCCCGGATCTGATCCTGATGGACGAACTGGCCCATTCCAACGCGCCCGGTTCGCGCCACCCCAAGCGCTGGCAGGATGTCGAGGAACTGCTCGGGGCCGGCATCGACGTCTTCACGACGGTCAATGTCCAGCACCTGGAAAGCCTGAACGACGTGATCGGCGGCATTACCGGGACGAAGGTCTGGGAAACGGTGCCGGATCACGTTTTCGACAGTGCCGATGAAATCATCCTGGTCGATCTGCCACACGAAGAACTGCTGCAGCGCCTGAAGGATGGCAAGGTCTATATTCCGCAACAGGCCGAGCGGGCGGTGCGCAATTTTTTCCGCAAAGGCAATTTGCTGGCCCTGCGCGAACTGGCGCTGCGCCGCACGGCGGACCGGGTAGACGACGACGTCCAGGCCTACCGCCGGGAAAAATCGGTGACCACCGTCTGGCAAACCCAGGAATCGCTGCTCGTCTGCCTCAGTGCCGGCCTCGGCAGCAACAAGCTGATTCGCAGCGGCGCGCGGCTGGCGGCGCAATTCAACGTTCCCTGGCACGCCATCTACGTCGAGACGCCCAGGCTGCAACGTCTGCCGGCCGAGGCCCGGGCGCGCATCCTGCGAACGCTCAAACTGGCCCAGGATCTCGGGGCGACGACGGCCAGCCTTTCCGGCCACGACCCGATCGCGGTGGCAGTGGCCTACGCCCGCGACCATAATTTGGGGAAAGTGATCATCGGTCACGACAGCGAAAGACTCTGGCCCTGGCAACGCAGTTTTGCCGAGCGCATGGGCCGGGCCTGTCCGGAACTGGATGTGATTCTCGTCGCGCGCCACCGCGACGAACGGGAAGGCACTTCGCCCGCACTAGCCGACACCAGCCCACCGGATGCTCTTGCCCGGCATTGGCCGGGCTATGCCTGGGCGAGCCTCGCCGTCGCGCTGGTCACGGTCGGCACGGCACCCTTGGTGCGCTATCTCGATCTGGCCAATATCGTCATGGTCTTTCTCCTTGCCGCGGTGCTGGTCGCCTATAAGCTTGGCCGCGGGCCGGGCGCCTTGGCCGCCCTGCTGTCGGTCGCCGCCTTCGATTTCTTCTTCGTCCAGCCCCGTTTTTCCTTCACCGTCAGCGATGTCCAGTACCTCCTGACCTTTGCCATCATGCTCGGCGTTGCCCTGCTGATCGGCCAGCTAACCGCCGGCCTGAAGTTTCAGGCGATGGTGGCGGAGAATCGCGAGCAGCGCATGCGCGCCTTGTTCGAAATGGCCAGGGAACTGTCCAGCGCGCTGACCAACGAGCAGATCGCCGAAATCAGCGAGCGCTTCATCCAGCGGGTGTTCGCCGCCCGCTCCATGCTGCTGGCCCTCGACACCAAGGACAAGCTGGTCCGGATCAGCGAACTGGATACCTTGCCCGAACTCGATGCCGGCATCGCGCAGTGGGCTTTCGATCACAACGAACTGGCCGGCCTGTCCACCGGCACACTGCCCTCGGCACCGGTGCTCTACGTGCCGCTCAAGGCGCCGATGCGGACCCGCGGTCTGCTGGCCCTGCTGCCGACGCTCGGCCAATGGACGGCGGCACCGGAACAACAACGGCTGCTGGAAACCAGCGCCACGCTGATGGCGATCGCCCTCGAACGCGTGCATTTCATCAGCGTCGCCCAGGAAGCCTTGATCCAGATGGAGTCGGAGCAGCTGCGGAATTCGCTGCTGTCGGCGCTCTCGCACGACCTGCGGACGCCGCTGACCGTGCTGACCGGCCTCGCCGATTCGCTCAGCCTGGCCGGCCCGCCCTTGCCCAAGGCGCAGGCCGACATCGCCCAGGCGATTCGCGAAGAGGCGCTGCGCACCAGCGCCCTGGTCAGCAATCTGCTCGACATGGCGCGCCTGCAGTCGGGCAACGTCAAGATCAACCGCGACTGGCAGCCCCTTGAGGAAATCGTCGGCGTCGCCCTGCAATCGCGCGCCCAGCTGTTGGCCGGTCATACCGTCCAGGTGCTGCTGCCGGCAGATTTGCCCTTGCTCTATTTCGATCCGATCCTGATGGAGCGCGTCTTCTGCAACCTGCTGGAGAACGCCGCCAAATACACCCCGGCCGGCAGCACCATTACGCTGTCGGCCAGGCAAAGCGGCGATTCGGTTGAAATCATTCTCGAAGACAATGGCCCTGGCCTGCCGGCCGGCAAGGAAGAAGCGCTGTTTGCCAAGTTTGCCCGGGGCAAGAACGAATCGACGGTGACC
- a CDS encoding CorA family divalent cation transporter, whose amino-acid sequence MSTEMPDADKQVELFHGSLIWPLQLEPLAADGTEGRHWEVFGAMEGQPWTRVDDEFTADPAQFKERHYREFVSFLPYVQRFLYGEGRSRRLNPDDPPGDSPVHVYRRKDVAGLRLTLQPGDEPVELHVVHLDLYFFHDLDLALLNIEVRGDHLPLATVREILFRFGRAYPSGWDEAGRGLHNVHLAEWLDADGQVIAVSDAERRSKYLEYVCEHRSPCISEHWACILQPLVLAHSDEPGELRYRLIEYHRMPVMAYLAITEPRRLTREEWVRIGLATVLHPTEPLPVNEPAVQEFETRYCQDRYWQDSESGPNTRFICTGNVLTVVGNVRDGFFVDAERGVLAQFRHQYFVVFLIAHLHRAALLVFSEVLVDAVNDLDIRNDSSVRRFKQRIRANFETFLRFTHRYWFHELSERPHVQALFRLCSNHLHNDALYDEVRDEIREMSQYLDSDSQRRQSNTVVRLTVITILGLIATVTTGYFGMNIIAFGTGPIGERVAHGLIATLIFIALVLFAVARSKRLANFLEAIADEKLGLRDKLRALAGVVLPGRRE is encoded by the coding sequence GTGAGTACAGAAATGCCGGATGCCGACAAGCAGGTCGAACTGTTCCACGGCAGCCTGATCTGGCCGCTGCAACTCGAACCGCTCGCCGCCGACGGGACGGAAGGTCGGCACTGGGAAGTCTTCGGGGCAATGGAAGGGCAGCCCTGGACCCGGGTCGACGACGAATTCACCGCCGACCCGGCGCAGTTCAAGGAGCGCCATTACCGCGAATTCGTCTCCTTCCTGCCCTACGTCCAGCGCTTTCTCTATGGCGAGGGACGTTCCCGGCGCCTGAACCCGGACGATCCGCCGGGCGATTCGCCGGTGCACGTCTATCGCCGCAAGGATGTCGCCGGCCTCCGCCTGACCCTGCAACCGGGCGACGAACCGGTCGAGCTGCACGTCGTGCACCTCGACCTCTATTTCTTCCACGACCTCGACCTCGCCCTGCTCAATATCGAAGTGCGCGGCGACCACCTGCCGCTCGCTACCGTCCGGGAAATCCTCTTTCGCTTCGGCCGGGCCTATCCGTCGGGCTGGGACGAGGCCGGCCGGGGCTTGCACAACGTCCATCTCGCCGAGTGGCTGGATGCCGACGGGCAGGTCATCGCCGTTTCCGACGCCGAGCGCCGCTCGAAATACCTGGAATATGTCTGCGAACATCGCAGCCCGTGCATCTCCGAACACTGGGCCTGCATCCTGCAACCGCTGGTGCTGGCCCATTCCGACGAACCGGGCGAGTTGCGTTACCGGCTGATCGAATACCACCGCATGCCGGTCATGGCCTATCTGGCGATCACCGAGCCGCGGCGCCTGACGCGCGAAGAATGGGTGCGCATCGGGCTGGCCACGGTGCTGCATCCGACCGAGCCGTTGCCGGTGAACGAGCCGGCGGTGCAGGAATTCGAGACGCGCTACTGCCAGGACCGCTATTGGCAGGATTCGGAAAGCGGGCCGAATACCCGTTTCATCTGCACCGGCAACGTCCTGACCGTGGTCGGCAATGTCCGCGATGGCTTTTTTGTCGATGCCGAGCGTGGCGTGCTGGCCCAGTTCAGGCACCAGTATTTCGTCGTCTTCCTGATCGCCCACCTGCACCGGGCGGCCCTGCTGGTCTTTTCCGAAGTGCTGGTCGATGCGGTCAACGATCTCGATATTCGCAACGATTCATCGGTCCGCCGCTTCAAGCAGCGCATCCGGGCCAATTTCGAAACCTTTCTCCGCTTCACCCACCGCTACTGGTTCCACGAGCTGTCCGAGCGCCCGCACGTCCAAGCGCTGTTCCGGCTGTGCTCCAATCACCTGCACAACGATGCGCTGTACGACGAGGTGCGCGACGAAATCCGCGAAATGAGCCAGTACCTGGACAGCGACTCGCAGCGCCGGCAATCGAATACCGTCGTCCGGCTGACCGTGATCACCATTCTCGGTCTGATCGCCACGGTTACCACCGGCTATTTCGGCATGAACATCATTGCTTTCGGTACCGGGCCGATCGGTGAAAGAGTGGCGCATGGCCTGATCGCAACGCTGATTTTCATTGCGCTGGTGCTGTTCGCCGTCGCCCGCTCGAAACGCCTGGCCAATTTCCTCGAGGCGATTGCCGACGAGAAACTCGGACTCCGGGACAAGTTGCGTGCCCTCGCCGGCGTCGTGCTGCCCGGCCGGAGAGAATAA
- the kdpE gene encoding two-component system response regulator KdpE, translated as MSAATPTVIVVEDEENIRRFIKLALEAEHLIVHEADSVSRGLIEAGTRQPDLVVLDLGLPDGDGIDLIRDLRTWSEIPIIVLSARTAETEKVAALDAGADDYLTKPFGAAELLARVRANLRRSSKAGSTGLSVFEFGTVHVDLGKRIVEKDGLPIHLTPIEFRLLAYLIANPDSVLTHRQLLKAVWGPSHAEDSHYVRVYMGHLRKKIEGDPTRPKYILTESGVGYRFVT; from the coding sequence ATGTCTGCTGCAACTCCGACCGTAATCGTCGTCGAAGACGAAGAGAACATAAGGCGCTTCATCAAGCTGGCCCTGGAAGCGGAGCACCTGATAGTCCATGAGGCCGACTCGGTAAGCCGCGGCCTGATCGAAGCCGGCACGCGGCAACCCGATCTGGTCGTTCTCGATCTCGGTTTGCCGGATGGCGATGGCATCGACCTGATCCGTGACCTGCGCACCTGGTCGGAAATACCGATTATCGTTCTCTCGGCCCGCACGGCCGAAACGGAGAAGGTGGCAGCGCTCGATGCCGGGGCCGATGATTACCTGACCAAGCCGTTTGGTGCTGCTGAACTGCTGGCCCGCGTCCGGGCGAACCTGCGGCGATCCTCGAAGGCCGGCTCAACAGGCTTGTCGGTATTCGAGTTTGGCACGGTTCACGTCGACCTCGGCAAACGCATCGTTGAGAAAGACGGGCTCCCGATTCACCTGACGCCGATCGAATTCAGGTTACTCGCCTACCTGATTGCCAATCCCGACTCGGTACTGACCCATCGCCAGCTATTGAAGGCGGTCTGGGGCCCTTCTCATGCCGAGGACAGCCACTACGTTCGCGTCTATATGGGGCATCTCAGGAAAAAAATCGAGGGCGATCCGACCCGGCCGAAATACATTCTTACCGAGTCCGGAGTGGGTTACCGCTTTGTTACCTAG
- the kdpD gene encoding two-component system sensor histidine kinase KdpD yields MPDQRPDPDQLLSRLNEEEAKAKRGKLKIFFGASAGVGKTYAMLGAARQQLLAGVDVVIGIVETHGRMETEVMADGLEYLPLRDIPYRDRILKEFDLDGALRRKPALILMDELAHSNVAGSRHAKRWQDIDELLAAGIDVYSTVNVQHLESLNDVVSGITGIRVWETVPDKAFDAADEVVLVDLPPDELLQRLQAGKVYLANQAERAIRNFFRKGNLIALRELALRRTADRVDSQMLQYRRDQLVSSVWQTRDSLLACIGTGSGAEKVIRTTARIASRLEAPWHAIYIETPALQRQPEQSRHRILRNLKLAEELGAQTATLSGGEADEMAIKYARDHNLAKIVVGRNHSRLRRPWHRSFADRIGQRAPDLDVLQVARSKNEQDSAKSIQERGDENTFEQWSAYAKAALGCALAGLAAALLFPIVELPNIVMVFLLAVVLVSMRYGRGPGVLASFLSVAIFDFAFVPPRFSFAVTDVQYLMTFGVMLAVGLITGQLTAGSKYQAKVAMRREQRVRSLYEMSRDLSAALMPEQIAEIGERFIVAELSAKAAFMLTDENDQLQPALASANGLPAVDMGIAQWAFDHAEAAGQGTNTLAASPILYLPLKAPMRLRGVLALEMRNTDRLLIPEQRRLLDTFASLIAIALERVHYVEVAQNTTVQMESERLRNSVLSAISHDLRTPMSVLVGLADSMFLTQPPPTGPQAEIARSLKEEALRVSDQVNNLLDMARLQAGRVELNRQWQPLDEVVVSALKTLERSFAKYQIKIALDESLPLVNIDSVLMERVIYNLLENTVKYTPPGSEVEIGARATERSIDIWVDDNGPGLPEGKEEMIFKKFERGQPEGTTRGVGLGLAICRAIVEAHGGEIHAENRPQGGARFVLSLPKGNPPQLDMDDEPEVQGEH; encoded by the coding sequence ATGCCAGACCAACGCCCGGACCCCGATCAGTTACTCAGCCGCCTGAATGAAGAGGAGGCCAAGGCCAAGCGCGGCAAACTCAAGATATTTTTCGGCGCCTCGGCCGGTGTCGGCAAGACCTACGCCATGTTGGGCGCCGCCCGGCAACAGCTTCTGGCCGGCGTGGATGTCGTCATCGGCATCGTCGAGACCCACGGCCGGATGGAAACGGAAGTGATGGCCGACGGACTTGAATACCTGCCACTGCGGGATATTCCCTACCGTGACCGTATTCTCAAGGAATTCGATCTGGACGGCGCCTTGCGGCGCAAGCCGGCGCTCATCCTGATGGACGAGCTGGCCCATTCCAATGTTGCCGGCTCGCGCCATGCCAAACGCTGGCAGGATATCGACGAGTTGCTGGCAGCCGGCATCGATGTCTATTCAACGGTCAATGTCCAACATCTGGAGAGCCTGAACGATGTGGTCAGCGGCATTACCGGCATCCGGGTCTGGGAGACGGTACCGGACAAGGCATTCGATGCCGCTGACGAGGTTGTGCTGGTAGACCTGCCCCCCGACGAACTCCTGCAACGCCTGCAGGCCGGCAAGGTCTACCTGGCCAATCAGGCGGAGCGGGCGATTCGCAATTTTTTCCGCAAGGGCAATCTGATCGCCCTGCGTGAATTGGCCCTGCGCCGCACGGCTGACCGGGTTGATAGCCAGATGCTGCAGTATCGGCGCGACCAGCTCGTTTCATCGGTCTGGCAAACGCGCGATTCACTGCTGGCCTGCATTGGCACCGGCTCCGGCGCCGAGAAAGTGATCCGGACAACAGCCCGGATCGCCAGCCGCCTGGAGGCTCCGTGGCACGCCATCTATATCGAGACCCCTGCCTTGCAGCGCCAGCCGGAGCAAAGCCGCCATCGCATCCTGCGTAACCTGAAACTGGCCGAGGAGCTGGGCGCCCAGACGGCAACGCTGTCCGGCGGAGAAGCCGACGAGATGGCGATCAAATATGCGCGCGACCACAATCTGGCAAAAATTGTCGTCGGCCGGAATCATTCGCGTCTCCGGCGCCCCTGGCACCGTTCCTTTGCCGACCGGATCGGCCAACGGGCGCCCGATCTCGACGTACTCCAGGTGGCGCGCTCCAAGAACGAGCAAGATTCCGCCAAGTCGATTCAGGAGAGAGGCGACGAAAACACCTTCGAGCAGTGGTCAGCCTACGCCAAGGCGGCCCTTGGCTGTGCGCTGGCCGGACTCGCTGCCGCCCTGCTCTTCCCGATTGTCGAATTACCCAACATCGTCATGGTCTTTCTGCTGGCCGTGGTGCTGGTCAGCATGCGCTACGGCCGTGGTCCGGGTGTGCTGGCGTCCTTCCTGTCGGTTGCCATTTTTGATTTTGCCTTTGTGCCGCCGCGCTTCTCCTTCGCCGTCACCGACGTGCAATACCTGATGACCTTCGGCGTCATGCTCGCGGTTGGACTGATCACCGGCCAACTCACGGCCGGCTCGAAGTACCAGGCGAAAGTGGCGATGCGCCGGGAACAGCGGGTACGTTCCCTCTATGAAATGTCGCGCGACCTTTCGGCAGCGCTGATGCCCGAGCAGATCGCCGAAATCGGCGAACGCTTCATCGTCGCCGAACTGAGCGCCAAGGCTGCATTCATGCTGACCGATGAGAACGACCAGCTGCAGCCGGCGCTCGCCTCCGCCAATGGTCTTCCTGCCGTCGACATGGGCATCGCCCAGTGGGCTTTCGATCATGCCGAAGCGGCCGGCCAAGGCACGAATACGCTGGCCGCCAGCCCCATCCTGTATTTGCCGTTGAAGGCGCCGATGCGCCTGCGTGGCGTGCTGGCGCTCGAAATGCGCAATACCGACCGCTTGTTGATCCCGGAGCAACGGCGCTTGCTTGATACCTTTGCATCGCTGATCGCCATTGCGCTGGAACGCGTCCATTACGTCGAGGTTGCCCAGAATACAACCGTGCAAATGGAATCGGAGCGCCTGCGGAATTCCGTACTGTCAGCCATCTCCCATGATTTGCGAACGCCGATGAGCGTATTGGTCGGCCTGGCCGATTCGATGTTTTTGACCCAGCCGCCCCCGACCGGGCCACAGGCCGAGATTGCCCGCTCCCTGAAGGAAGAAGCACTGCGGGTCAGTGACCAGGTCAATAACCTGCTTGACATGGCCCGGCTACAGGCCGGCCGGGTCGAGTTGAACCGGCAGTGGCAACCATTGGATGAGGTGGTAGTCAGTGCCCTGAAAACCCTTGAGCGATCCTTCGCCAAATACCAGATCAAGATAGCCCTCGACGAAAGCCTGCCCCTAGTGAATATTGACTCCGTCCTGATGGAGAGAGTCATCTACAATTTGCTGGAAAACACCGTCAAATACACGCCGCCTGGCAGCGAGGTCGAAATCGGAGCCCGTGCCACAGAAAGAAGCATCGATATCTGGGTCGACGATAACGGTCCCGGCTTGCCCGAAGGAAAAGAAGAAATGATCTTCAAGAAATTCGAACGTGGCCAGCCGGAGGGGACGACCCGCGGGGTCGGTCTTGGGCTGGCGATTTGTCGCGCGATCGTCGAAGCACATGGCGGAGAAATACATGCCGAGAATCGCCCGCAAGGCGGTGCCCGTTTCGTCCTCTCGCTGCCCAAAGGCAACCCGCCACAGCTCGACATGGACGATGAACCCGAAGTCCAGGGGGAACACTGA
- a CDS encoding CorA family divalent cation transporter — protein MRATGKLSDGRGPAVCANSRDCFRDVYDHLARINASLDTIRDTIGTAIQVKLSMVTIEESEVNKKLAAWAGIFAVATAFAGIWGVNFKAMPELQSDYGYPMALFATSAACLAWYFNFKRVG, from the coding sequence ATGAGGGCCACCGGCAAGCTGTCCGACGGTCGGGGGCCGGCGGTCTGTGCCAACAGCCGGGATTGCTTCCGCGATGTCTATGATCACCTCGCCCGGATCAATGCCTCGCTCGATACCATCCGGGACACCATCGGTACCGCGATTCAGGTCAAGCTTTCCATGGTGACCATCGAAGAAAGCGAAGTGAACAAGAAACTGGCCGCCTGGGCCGGTATTTTTGCCGTCGCCACCGCATTTGCCGGCATCTGGGGTGTCAACTTCAAGGCGATGCCCGAGTTGCAATCGGATTACGGTTACCCCATGGCCCTGTTTGCCACCAGCGCCGCCTGCCTCGCCTGGTATTTCAATTTCAAGCGCGTCGGCTGA
- a CDS encoding PTS sugar transporter subunit IIA: MLAELLSTKDIILDMETPSQSRLLQEIARHMERMHGMPQEWVFQSLSRREKIGSTALGGGVALPHARVKDLQHIQVAYIRLKSPISYDAPDGKPVADILTLLVPKEATEEHLRILSEATQMFSNPQFRQRLHTCSDAEQTRQLFADWPVPA; encoded by the coding sequence ATGCTCGCCGAGCTACTGTCGACAAAGGACATCATTCTTGACATGGAAACACCCAGTCAAAGCCGGTTGCTTCAGGAAATTGCCCGACATATGGAGCGCATGCATGGCATGCCCCAGGAGTGGGTTTTCCAGAGCCTTTCCCGTCGGGAAAAAATCGGCTCGACGGCCCTTGGCGGCGGAGTCGCCCTTCCCCATGCTCGCGTCAAGGATCTTCAGCATATCCAGGTCGCCTACATCCGTCTCAAATCGCCAATTTCCTACGATGCGCCGGACGGCAAACCGGTCGCCGACATCCTGACACTTCTGGTACCGAAGGAAGCGACCGAGGAACATCTCCGAATTCTTTCGGAAGCGACGCAGATGTTTTCCAACCCGCAGTTTCGCCAGCGCTTGCACACCTGTTCCGATGCCGAGCAAACGCGACAACTGTTCGCTGACTGGCCAGTTCCCGCTTGA
- a CDS encoding TorF family putative porin, with the protein MKKNAASLPSLVTLAVTAAFSAPLLADEVPTSEHTLTGNLGLFSSYRFRGIDQTFGKPALQGGFDYSHASGLYVGNWNSNVSSGAGYPEGNLEMDFYGGYKASFGDFGIDVGGLYYYYPGTDLTIANNGKTNTGRVDNTEIYLAASWKFISLKYSHAISDYFAMPDSKGTGYLDLSTNYDLGNGWGVNGHVGRLHFRNVSNGSYTDWKFGVTKDISGWVVGAAYVDTNAKGDCGIGEYYCFSNSLNNQNSQNGSKTKDAGRGIAVLSVSKTF; encoded by the coding sequence ATGAAAAAGAATGCCGCTTCCCTTCCTTCCCTGGTCACCCTTGCCGTGACCGCCGCTTTTTCGGCACCGCTGCTGGCCGACGAGGTACCGACCTCCGAGCACACGCTGACCGGCAACCTCGGCCTGTTCAGCAGCTACCGCTTCCGCGGCATCGACCAGACCTTCGGCAAACCGGCCCTGCAAGGCGGCTTTGATTACTCGCATGCCAGCGGGCTCTATGTCGGCAACTGGAACTCCAATGTGTCCTCCGGTGCCGGTTATCCGGAAGGCAATCTGGAAATGGACTTCTACGGCGGCTACAAAGCCAGTTTCGGTGATTTCGGGATCGATGTCGGCGGTCTTTACTACTACTACCCCGGCACGGACTTGACCATCGCCAATAATGGCAAAACCAATACCGGCCGGGTCGACAACACGGAAATCTACCTGGCCGCCTCCTGGAAGTTCATTTCCCTGAAATACTCCCATGCCATCAGCGACTACTTCGCCATGCCGGACAGCAAGGGCACGGGGTATCTGGATTTGTCCACCAATTACGATCTGGGCAATGGCTGGGGCGTGAATGGTCACGTTGGTCGCTTGCATTTCAGGAACGTAAGCAACGGTAGTTATACCGATTGGAAATTCGGTGTGACCAAGGATATTTCAGGCTGGGTGGTCGGAGCCGCCTATGTGGATACCAATGCCAAGGGTGATTGCGGCATTGGCGAATACTATTGTTTTTCCAATTCCCTGAATAACCAGAACAGCCAGAACGGCAGCAAGACCAAGGATGCCGGTCGCGGCATTGCCGTTCTTTCCGTCAGCAAAACGTTCTGA
- the kdpC gene encoding potassium-transporting ATPase subunit KdpC, which translates to MKTLLRPAVSLFVLLTAITGVVYPLAVTGLAKVAFPEAADGSLIIKDGKTVGSSLIGQNFTDPKYFWGRPSATGPMPYNASASSGSNQGPLNPALTDAVKGRIEALKAADPDNKLPIPADLVNASASGLDPHISPAAAAYQVARIARQRHLLAADLKALVSQHTEGRQWGVFGEPRVNVLQLNIALDSLR; encoded by the coding sequence ATGAAAACCCTGTTACGCCCCGCTGTCAGTCTATTCGTCCTGCTTACCGCCATCACCGGCGTGGTTTACCCGCTGGCCGTCACCGGTCTCGCCAAGGTCGCCTTTCCCGAGGCGGCCGACGGCAGCCTGATAATCAAGGATGGCAAGACGGTGGGCTCCAGCCTGATCGGGCAGAACTTCACCGATCCCAAGTATTTCTGGGGTCGCCCCTCGGCCACCGGGCCGATGCCGTACAACGCATCGGCTTCCAGTGGCTCCAATCAAGGGCCGCTCAATCCAGCATTGACCGACGCCGTCAAGGGGCGGATCGAGGCCTTGAAGGCCGCCGATCCGGACAACAAGCTGCCCATCCCCGCCGATCTGGTCAACGCCTCGGCCAGCGGCCTTGACCCGCATATCAGTCCGGCAGCGGCGGCCTATCAGGTGGCTCGCATCGCCCGCCAGCGCCATCTGCTGGCTGCCGATCTCAAGGCTCTCGTCAGCCAACACACGGAAGGCCGCCAATGGGGCGTCTTCGGCGAGCCGCGGGTCAACGTCCTGCAACTCAACATCGCACTTGATTCACTTCGCTAA